A genome region from Candidatus Zixiibacteriota bacterium includes the following:
- a CDS encoding HAMP domain-containing histidine kinase: MSIKGYLSYSKILSVGLGISMAAIIYIFFYYNQTIITGLKKDAARVSRAYARLWQYAATEATSGSEINYIFEEIIKKANFPIIVTSANGTPMYWTVDIPQDDTTSAAKVKLEKYLQVMREKHEAIPIYYGPEKLIIHYLYYGDSRLIKQLQYVPIIEVLVISIFILVGYFGFQNLRRSEQRSIWVGMAKETAHQLGTPLTSLLGWVELLKLKYKKSDFILPDQNVKVNFDEIVSRMQSDLQRLDRVATRFGQIGSIPDFKTSNINKLIKEVVSYYRLRLPGGGNGVKIIEHYGDLPDIKINQELIGWVFENLIKNSLEAVDPKTGKIYIETSCKEKKVIINFADNGRGIEPSYQKRIFAPGFSTRLRGWGLGLTLAKRIVVEYHKGKICLAKSEPEVKTEFIIELPV; the protein is encoded by the coding sequence ATGTCGATAAAAGGTTATTTAAGCTACTCAAAAATCCTGTCTGTCGGATTGGGTATTAGCATGGCGGCTATAATTTATATTTTCTTTTATTATAACCAAACTATAATCACGGGTTTAAAAAAGGATGCAGCCAGAGTAAGCCGCGCCTATGCCCGGTTGTGGCAATATGCCGCCACTGAAGCCACCAGCGGCTCTGAGATAAACTATATTTTCGAGGAAATTATCAAAAAAGCCAATTTTCCGATTATAGTAACTTCCGCCAATGGCACTCCAATGTACTGGACAGTGGATATACCTCAAGATGACACAACATCTGCGGCAAAAGTTAAATTGGAAAAATATTTGCAGGTGATGAGAGAGAAACATGAGGCAATCCCTATCTATTATGGTCCTGAAAAACTAATAATACATTATCTTTACTACGGCGATTCCAGGCTTATAAAGCAATTGCAGTATGTGCCAATTATCGAGGTGCTTGTAATCAGCATATTTATTTTAGTAGGGTATTTTGGTTTCCAAAACCTTAGACGCTCCGAACAGCGCTCTATCTGGGTTGGGATGGCTAAAGAGACAGCTCATCAATTAGGCACGCCGTTAACATCATTATTAGGCTGGGTTGAACTATTAAAACTCAAATATAAAAAAAGCGATTTTATTCTCCCCGATCAAAATGTAAAGGTCAACTTTGATGAAATCGTTTCCAGGATGCAGTCCGATTTACAGCGCCTCGATAGAGTAGCCACAAGGTTTGGACAGATAGGCTCTATTCCTGATTTTAAAACAAGCAATATTAATAAACTTATCAAAGAAGTTGTTTCTTATTATAGGTTAAGGCTGCCCGGCGGCGGAAATGGCGTAAAAATTATCGAACATTATGGCGACTTGCCGGATATAAAGATTAATCAAGAGCTAATAGGCTGGGTTTTCGAAAACTTAATAAAGAATTCTCTGGAAGCAGTCGATCCAAAGACAGGAAAAATATACATCGAAACCAGCTGCAAAGAAAAGAAAGTTATAATAAATTTTGCTGATAATGGGCGAGGAATCGAGCCGTCATATCAAAAAAGGATATTTGCTCCGGGATTTTCCACTCGCTTAAGAGGCTGGGGATTAGGGTTAACTTTAGCGAAACGGATTGTTGTAGAGTATCATAAAGGAAAAATATGCCTTGCTAAGAGCGAACCAGAAGTTAAAACAGAATTTATAATAGAATTGCCGGTGTAA
- the serS gene encoding serine--tRNA ligase, whose product MLDMKFIRENPNLIKKAVADKNENSDIDAILELDSRRRVLIGEKETLEAKRNKVSKEIAAAKKQKQDASELIADMRRVGEKISEQTEKFRNIENQLHEKLLMVTNIPHDDVPVGKDEADNKIIEYVGEKKGFDFKVRPHWEIGEIIGALDIPRGVKVSGSGFYVLKGPGALLERALINFMLDLHTQNHGYKEVMIPYIAGSQAMIGSAQLPKLAEDMYHLPDDDLYLIPTAEVPVTNLHAGEILKDDDLPIYYCAFSPCFRREAGSYGKEVRGITRVHQFHKVEMVKIVEPETSYDELEKLLDNAKTVLQKLELPFRVSLLCTGDLSFAAAKCYDLETYAPGMDAWLEVSSCSNFEAFQARRMNLRFRPEKGAKPVFAHTLNGSGLALPRTVIAILENYQQADGSVVVPKVLRHYMHGMERIEPI is encoded by the coding sequence ATGTTGGATATGAAGTTTATTAGAGAGAATCCCAATTTAATTAAAAAAGCTGTTGCTGATAAAAATGAAAATAGTGATATCGATGCTATTCTCGAGCTTGATTCCCGGCGACGCGTTTTAATTGGAGAAAAGGAAACACTTGAGGCTAAAAGGAATAAAGTATCAAAAGAAATAGCCGCCGCTAAAAAACAAAAACAGGATGCCTCCGAACTGATTGCCGATATGCGTCGGGTGGGCGAAAAAATCTCCGAACAAACTGAAAAATTTCGGAATATCGAAAACCAGCTTCATGAAAAACTCCTTATGGTAACTAATATCCCCCACGACGATGTTCCGGTTGGCAAGGATGAAGCTGATAATAAAATCATCGAATATGTAGGAGAAAAAAAGGGATTCGATTTTAAGGTCAGGCCTCACTGGGAAATCGGCGAAATAATCGGCGCTTTAGATATTCCGCGCGGCGTTAAAGTGTCAGGTTCGGGTTTCTATGTTCTTAAAGGACCAGGCGCATTACTCGAAAGAGCGCTGATAAATTTCATGCTCGACCTTCATACTCAAAATCACGGCTATAAGGAAGTGATGATACCATATATTGCCGGTTCGCAGGCGATGATAGGTTCAGCCCAGCTTCCTAAACTTGCGGAGGATATGTACCATCTTCCGGATGATGATTTATATTTAATACCAACAGCCGAAGTGCCGGTAACCAACCTTCACGCCGGCGAAATATTAAAAGATGACGATCTGCCGATTTATTACTGCGCTTTTTCGCCCTGCTTCAGACGTGAAGCCGGCTCTTACGGAAAAGAGGTTAGAGGCATTACCCGGGTTCATCAATTCCATAAAGTTGAGATGGTGAAAATTGTTGAACCGGAAACATCATACGATGAACTGGAAAAGCTTTTAGATAATGCTAAAACGGTTCTGCAAAAACTTGAACTGCCATTCAGGGTAAGCCTTCTTTGCACAGGCGATTTATCATTTGCCGCCGCCAAATGCTATGACCTCGAAACTTATGCTCCGGGGATGGATGCCTGGCTGGAGGTTTCATCATGCTCGAATTTCGAGGCGTTTCAAGCCCGACGGATGAACTTGCGTTTCCGGCCTGAAAAAGGCGCCAAACCGGTATTTGCGCATACTCTTAATGGTTCAGGTTTAGCTTTGCCAAGAACTGTAATTGCGATATTAGAAAATTATCAGCAAGCTGATGGTTCTGTAGTTGTGCCTAAGGTTCTACGGCATTATATGCATGGCATGGAGCGAATAGAGCCAATTTGA
- a CDS encoding sugar transferase has product MNIFDNPYRDNIHNKPTPVLGGIAICLSIFIVIMIARFTGIYEWHKLDSGLFVGGALIALVGFVDDRFGMNPVIKLVGQFISAGMFIVFIESTMGIFHPLIEFGGLIFFLVVMMNAFNILDNMDGVTGSMSFAAGLAFLAVAILSHDKNLALTTAALIGAVLGFLKFNLPRAKIFMGDSGAMFLGFIMGAFAIIYMTNNKSYYLMTTPFLILSYPIFDIALVSLSRMREKRNLSVAAPDSSPYRLARWIFSTKNAYIAVFLINLVMGLFGVITYVLKDNQMSVLLIFIAGLSLSVLGVHLYRNFLHFIERTVFFVIDIISINLSFYLLYSLKYSWGIFSYEAYIPYKEMFAPAIWISLFWILLFSVMGIYEIRPERHFSEYTLALLKVIGLGMAGFILLVVFLEGNFAVSILPVILYVFIFFVLNCVFRYPSFLIVRWLSNRPSHRPRAAILIRNINANLNELMDLAKQRFSVIGYICAKHLGDDYYNLNYLGDENTLSNTIRKERLEKIVLVWPEDDYSDFMPIFQSYFFLENQFLLMGEPPDPFKGFKKIKLYRRGFIMPLKEILRTWEWMVKRGLDIFASSLILTLSSPVFLFHFLIAKLKNQPFLVKVSFYGRDGNMKYCYDFYKHASKYSGYDRIKLNMPALISVFEGSLSLVGTLPLSQARAAKDSMKFPGFWRRKLVKPGIFSMANNCNEDEYFEKELKYMQKMSILLDVWLIFVGITQYLINLVRKKDNVGYEVY; this is encoded by the coding sequence TTGAATATATTTGATAATCCCTACCGTGACAATATTCATAATAAGCCAACTCCTGTTTTGGGAGGAATAGCTATTTGCCTGTCGATTTTTATTGTTATTATGATTGCCAGGTTTACCGGCATATATGAATGGCATAAACTGGATAGCGGCCTTTTTGTTGGCGGTGCTCTGATAGCTTTAGTTGGTTTTGTTGATGATAGATTCGGTATGAATCCGGTTATTAAATTAGTGGGGCAATTTATATCTGCCGGAATGTTCATTGTATTTATTGAATCTACAATGGGTATTTTCCATCCGCTTATAGAATTCGGCGGGCTTATTTTCTTTCTGGTAGTTATGATGAATGCTTTCAATATTCTCGATAACATGGATGGCGTTACCGGAAGTATGAGTTTTGCCGCAGGGTTGGCATTTTTAGCGGTTGCGATTCTTTCGCATGATAAAAATCTGGCATTAACAACTGCTGCCCTAATTGGCGCCGTATTAGGCTTTCTAAAATTCAATCTGCCTAGAGCAAAGATATTTATGGGCGATTCAGGAGCCATGTTTTTAGGGTTTATAATGGGTGCATTTGCTATTATATATATGACTAACAATAAATCATATTACCTTATGACAACTCCATTTTTGATTCTTAGCTATCCTATTTTTGATATTGCCTTGGTTAGCCTTTCCAGAATGCGGGAAAAACGAAACTTGTCTGTTGCTGCTCCCGACAGTTCGCCATATCGTCTTGCGCGCTGGATATTTTCCACTAAGAATGCTTATATTGCAGTATTTCTTATAAATTTAGTGATGGGTTTATTTGGCGTTATAACTTATGTCCTTAAAGATAATCAGATGTCGGTTCTTTTAATATTTATCGCCGGTCTTTCGCTCTCGGTTTTAGGGGTCCACTTGTATAGAAATTTTCTTCATTTTATCGAGCGAACAGTCTTTTTTGTAATCGATATTATTTCGATAAATCTTTCTTTCTATTTGCTATATTCTCTTAAATATAGCTGGGGGATTTTCAGTTATGAGGCATATATTCCATACAAGGAGATGTTCGCTCCGGCAATCTGGATTAGTCTGTTCTGGATTTTACTCTTTTCAGTTATGGGAATATATGAAATCCGTCCCGAGCGGCATTTTTCCGAATATACATTAGCTTTGCTCAAAGTTATCGGTCTGGGTATGGCTGGATTCATTTTACTCGTTGTTTTTCTCGAGGGTAATTTTGCTGTTTCAATACTGCCGGTTATTCTTTATGTTTTTATTTTCTTTGTTCTAAATTGCGTTTTTAGATACCCATCATTCTTAATAGTCCGCTGGTTATCGAATAGACCATCCCATAGACCGAGAGCCGCGATACTGATTAGAAATATCAATGCTAATCTGAATGAACTTATGGATTTAGCCAAGCAAAGATTCAGTGTGATTGGGTATATCTGCGCTAAACATCTCGGCGATGATTATTATAATCTAAATTACCTTGGCGATGAAAATACCCTAAGCAATACTATACGAAAAGAACGTTTGGAAAAAATAGTATTAGTTTGGCCTGAGGATGATTACAGCGATTTCATGCCAATCTTTCAGTCGTATTTTTTCCTTGAGAATCAGTTTCTTCTAATGGGTGAACCGCCTGATCCTTTTAAGGGTTTTAAAAAAATAAAACTTTATCGTCGGGGTTTTATAATGCCCCTAAAAGAGATATTGCGCACCTGGGAATGGATGGTTAAACGCGGTCTTGATATTTTTGCATCATCGTTAATACTGACTCTCTCAAGTCCTGTTTTTCTATTTCATTTCCTAATAGCTAAATTAAAAAACCAGCCTTTTTTAGTAAAAGTCAGTTTTTATGGAAGGGACGGCAACATGAAATACTGTTATGATTTCTACAAGCATGCTTCGAAATATTCCGGTTATGATAGAATCAAACTAAATATGCCGGCATTAATATCCGTATTTGAGGGCAGTCTTTCGCTTGTAGGAACATTGCCGCTTTCACAGGCAAGAGCAGCTAAAGATTCTATGAAGTTTCCGGGATTCTGGCGCAGAAAATTAGTTAAACCGGGAATATTTAGTATGGCTAATAATTGCAATGAAGATGAGTATTTTGAAAAAGAGTTGAAATATATGCAAAAAATGTCGATTTTATTAGATGTCTGGCTAATTTTTGTCGGTATTACTCAATACTTAATAAACTTGGTAAGGAAAAAAGACAATGTTGGATATGAAGTTTATTAG
- a CDS encoding GDP-mannose 4,6-dehydratase: protein MTPRKKKTALVTGGAGFIGSFLCEELLEQGYRVFAVDNLSTGSLDNIRHLKKDSNFEFEVGNIMSKKLMEKLIINSDSIFHLAAAVGVKLIIEKPVDTIQTNIIGTEVILKLANRYNKKVLIASTSEVYGKSDKIPFKETNDSVYGPTTKSRWSYACSKAVDEFLSLAYYHEKKLKAAIVRLFNTIGPRQTGQYGMVVPTFVKQALLGHDITVFDDGKQTRSFTDVRDVIGALIKLINNANAYGEVFNIGNNNEVSINHLAELVKKMTVSSSKVVHIPYDKAYEKGFEDMRKRVPDISKAKSLIGFQPTIKLEESIKDIIEYHKK from the coding sequence ATGACACCAAGAAAGAAAAAAACAGCTCTCGTAACCGGCGGCGCCGGTTTTATAGGTTCATTTTTATGTGAGGAATTGTTAGAACAAGGATACCGGGTATTTGCCGTAGACAACCTGTCAACCGGCAGCCTCGATAATATCAGACATCTAAAAAAAGACTCCAATTTTGAATTTGAAGTCGGCAACATTATGAGTAAAAAGCTGATGGAAAAACTCATTATTAATAGCGATTCCATATTTCATTTGGCGGCGGCTGTCGGGGTAAAACTCATTATTGAAAAACCGGTTGATACAATACAAACTAATATTATAGGCACCGAAGTTATTTTAAAACTTGCTAATAGATATAACAAGAAAGTACTAATAGCTTCGACTTCTGAAGTATATGGCAAGAGCGATAAAATTCCTTTTAAAGAGACCAACGATTCGGTTTATGGTCCCACTACTAAAAGCCGCTGGAGCTATGCTTGTTCGAAAGCAGTGGATGAATTTCTATCGCTTGCATATTACCATGAGAAAAAACTGAAAGCTGCCATTGTAAGGCTATTCAATACTATCGGCCCCCGTCAAACAGGCCAGTATGGCATGGTTGTGCCTACCTTTGTCAAGCAAGCGCTTCTCGGTCATGACATAACAGTTTTTGATGATGGCAAACAAACAAGAAGCTTTACCGATGTTAGAGATGTTATCGGAGCGCTTATTAAATTAATTAATAATGCCAATGCCTATGGCGAGGTCTTCAATATTGGCAACAATAATGAAGTTTCGATAAACCATTTGGCTGAACTGGTTAAAAAGATGACCGTAAGCTCATCGAAAGTTGTCCATATCCCTTATGATAAAGCGTATGAAAAAGGTTTTGAGGATATGCGCAAACGGGTGCCTGATATATCAAAGGCAAAATCTTTAATAGGATTTCAGCCAACAATAAAGCTGGAAGAATCAATAAAAGACATTATAGAATATCATAAAAAGTAA
- the gmhB gene encoding D-glycero-beta-D-manno-heptose 1,7-bisphosphate 7-phosphatase → MAIISNPAVFLDRDGVIIHEKDFIIDPDKLEFIPGSLDALKRIPPSYKKIIVSNQSGIGRGYFTANQVERFNDVLLARIKKYGASIDKIYYCPHTPEDNCNCRKPKPGLFEKARQQFNIDFSGSWMIGDKSSDIRAGKNIGAATILVLTGYGGKERNSLDVAADYVVNNLYEAVEIIKS, encoded by the coding sequence GTGGCGATAATCTCAAACCCGGCTGTCTTCCTCGACCGGGACGGGGTTATCATCCACGAGAAAGATTTTATTATAGACCCCGATAAACTTGAATTTATCCCCGGTTCGCTGGATGCCTTAAAACGGATACCTCCATCATATAAAAAGATTATTGTTTCCAACCAATCCGGCATCGGCAGAGGGTATTTCACAGCAAATCAGGTTGAGAGGTTTAATGATGTGTTGCTTGCCCGGATAAAAAAATATGGTGCATCTATCGATAAAATATATTATTGTCCTCATACGCCCGAAGATAACTGTAATTGCCGCAAGCCAAAACCCGGGTTGTTTGAGAAAGCTCGGCAGCAGTTTAATATTGATTTTAGCGGGTCATGGATGATCGGCGATAAAAGTTCCGACATCCGAGCCGGTAAAAATATCGGAGCGGCGACAATCCTGGTTTTAACCGGATACGGTGGGAAAGAGAGAAATTCCCTTGATGTCGCTGCCGATTATGTAGTAAATAATCTTTATGAAGCAGTGGAGATAATTAAATCATGA